One genomic segment of Helianthus annuus cultivar XRQ/B chromosome 14, HanXRQr2.0-SUNRISE, whole genome shotgun sequence includes these proteins:
- the LOC110907192 gene encoding protein FAR1-RELATED SEQUENCE 5-like — MYVKYAKECDFSVRKGTTKTNSKGFLHIKYFLCTRAGVYKDKKVDTLDPDQKERVVRSNFSKRTDCGALFCVLFEDGFWKLYKFVEEHNHELIERPDKHFLPTERHLTQLQKHVIHSMSKLNLGPVKAFNVMKSCFSGFEDVGARKVEFKNYKRQINLFIGEYDADMVVKHLNEKKHSQPNFSYYYITDEENRLKGLFWCDDQAKRNYHVFGDVISFDVTYSMVFVPFTGIDNHHCNVTFGATLLASEIADTYIWLLRVFLKAVGSQPKVVVTDQDPAMKKAISVVFVNTRHRLCMWHVMHKLSLKVGVRLCNSTNFKERICGGVWTDILTPEEFESEWEAVIAEFNLEDNDWLSDIFALRESWIPAYYRMEHMSGPMRTTSRSESENHFFG, encoded by the exons ATGTATGTTAAGTATGCCAAGGAGTGTGATTTTTCAGTCAGGAAAGGGACTACAAAGACAAACTCTAAAGGTTTCTTACATATTAAGTATTTCTTGTGTACAAGAGCTGGGGTATATAAGGACAAGAAGGTTGATACGTTGGACCCCGATCAAAAGGAGCGAGTAGTGCGATCTAACTTTTCAAAGAGGACTGATTGTGGTGCTCTGTTTTGTGTACTTTTTGAGGATGGATTTTGGAAGTTGTATAAGTTTGTCGAGGAGCACAATCATGAACTTATTGAACGTCCTGATAAGCATTTTCTTCCAACTGAACGACACCTCACTCAGCTCCAGAAGCATGTTATACACAGCATGTCTAAACTGAATTTGGGTCCTGTCAAggcgtttaatgttatgaagaGTTGTTTTAGCGGTTTTGAAGATGTGGGTGCAAGAAAAGTTGAATTTAAGAACTATAAGAGGCAAATTAACTTGTTCATAGGGGAATATGACGCCGATATGGTTGTGAAACATTTGAATGAAAAAAAGCATTCCCAGCCTAATTTCTCGTATTATTACATCACAGACGAAGAGAATCGTTTGAAGGGTCTTTTTTGGTGTGACGATCAAGCCAAACGTAACTACCACGTGTTTGGCgatgtgatttcgtttgacgtcac ATACTCTATGGTGTTTGTACCGTTCACTGGTATAGACAATCATCACTGCAATGTTACATTTGGTGCAACATTGTTGGCGTCGGAAATTGCTGATACGTATATTTGGTTGTTAAGAGTTTTTCTAAAAGCTGTTGGTtctcaaccaaaagttgttgtcactGACCAAGATCCAGCGATGAAGAAGGCTATTTCTGTTGTATTTGTTAACACGAGGCATAGGTTATGCATGTGGCATGTGATGCATAAACTTTCTCTAAAG GTTGGTGTTAGGCTATGCAATTCCACCAATTTTAAAGAACGTATTTGTGGTGGTGTGTGGACGGATATTCTCACACCTGAAGAGTTTGAATCAGAATGGGAAGCGGTTATTGCAGAATTCAATTTAGAAGATAATGATTGGCTATCTGATATTTTTGCACTTAGGGAATCTTGGATCCCTGCATACTATAGAATGGAGCATATGTCTGGTCCTATGCGAACGACATCCAGGTCGGAGAGTGAGAATCATTTTTTTGGTTAA
- the LOC110907190 gene encoding uncharacterized protein LOC110907190, with protein sequence MTHYETAIEAQRHTHRKNDHDSRYKRPQLKSSYKLLEGQAVDIYTKSIFCDVQAELIGVADCINQRYEDQPDGFVKFYVNDFQQLCTSLFEVNNGVLVFMAFSVNGVFIICNVFFSFLDKHSMHGVIEILFLAFFREFPKQYILNRWHKAASPNCSPEFSISREYMTELDPDVQSMMRDIIYSTEYTLNRLSGNKEELSLYKDHVQSYMKKVQDMQIVAPPARSRDRFAEITGQYKNDKNPIRVPVGYKSKGSGSRKRLKSKQEIAIDKKKSKSKPRAKERRCQNYKAYGHYASTCKQAVIKRRSTRSSRASEE encoded by the exons ATGACGCATTATGAGACTGCAATAGAAGCACAGCGTCACACACATCGTAAAAATGATCATGATTCTCGATACAAAAGACCCCAGTTGAAGAGTAGTTACAAATTGTTGGAAGGGCAAGCTGTTGATATATACACAAAAAGTATTTTTTGTGACGTTCAAGCTGAGCTTATTGGAGTTGCGGATTGCATAAATCAACGTTACGAAGATCAAcctgatgggtttgttaagttttacgtAAATGACTTCCAACAACTTTGTACATCTTTATTTGAGGTAAATAATGGCGTTttggtttttatggcgttttctgtTAATGGCGTTTTTATCATATGCAATGTGTTCTTTTCTTTTTTAGACAAACATTCTATGCATGGCGTTATAGAGatattgtttttggcgtttttcag ggaatttccaaaacaatacattCTGAATAGATGGCACAAAGCCGCCTCCCCAAACTGCTCTCCTGAATTCTCAATTAGTCGTGAATATATGACCGAGCTTGATCCTGATGTGCAAAGTATGATGCGAGATATTATTTATTCAACCGAATACACTTTGAACCGTTTATCTGGTAATAAAGAGGAgctatccttatacaaggatcatgTTCAATCTTATATGAAGAAGGTTCAAGATATGCAGATTGTTGCTCCTCCCGCTAGATCTAGGGATAGATTTGCCGAGATAACCGGTCAATATAAAAATGACAAGAATCCGATAAGAGTCCCTGTAGGTTATAAATCCAAAGGTTCTGGTTCTCGGAAGCGCCTGAAATCTAAACAGGAGATAGCAATCGACAAAAAGAAATCAAAGTCGAAACCCAGGGCCAAAGAAAGACGGTGTCAGAACTACAAAGCCTATGGACACTACGCATCAACATGCAAACAGGCCGTAATTAAAAGAAGATCGACAAGGTCTTCGAGAGCTAGTGAAGAGTAG